One window of Stenotrophomonas indicatrix genomic DNA carries:
- the thiC gene encoding phosphomethylpyrimidine synthase ThiC — MNAQLSALQQQAQQLSESVTRPIPGSRKIHVPGSRPDLQVPMREIALTRTPTVFGGEENAPVTVYDTSGPYTDPDVRIDLSAGLPALRRGWVEERNDTEQLDGLSSSFGRAREHDPKLDPVRFPARSLPRRAQAGANVTQMHYARRGIITPEMEFVAIRENQRLQAIRDATLLQQHPGEAFGASIQQFITPEFVREEIARGRAVLPNNINHPESEPMIIGRNFLTKINANIGNSAVSSGIAEEVEKLVWAIRWGGDTVMDLSTGKHIHETREWIIRNSPVAIGTVPIYQALEKVDGRAEALTWEIFRDTLIEQAEQGVDYFTIHAGVLLRYVPLTAKRVTGIVSRGGSIMAKWCLAHHKENFLYTHFEDICEIMKAYDVTFSLGDGLRPGCIADANDAAQFGELETLGELTKIAWKHDVQTMIEGPGHVPMQLIKENMDKQLRECGEAPFYTLGPLTTDIAPGYDHITSAIGAAMIGWFGTAMLCYVTPKEHLGLPNRQDVRDGIMAYRIAAHAADLAKGHPGAQVRDNALSKARFEFRWEDQFHLGLDPEKAKGFHDETLPRDAHKLAHFCSMCGPHFCSMKITQDVREYAEKGMQEKSEQFRAAGAEVYQQG, encoded by the coding sequence ATGAACGCACAGCTCTCCGCCCTGCAACAACAGGCCCAGCAACTCTCCGAATCCGTGACCCGGCCCATACCCGGCTCGCGCAAGATCCACGTGCCCGGCTCGCGCCCGGACCTGCAGGTGCCGATGCGCGAGATCGCGCTGACCCGCACACCCACCGTGTTTGGTGGCGAAGAGAACGCACCGGTCACCGTCTACGATACCTCCGGTCCGTACACCGATCCGGACGTGCGCATCGACCTGTCTGCGGGCCTGCCGGCACTGCGGCGTGGCTGGGTGGAGGAGCGCAACGACACCGAGCAGCTCGACGGCCTCAGCTCCTCGTTCGGCCGCGCGCGCGAGCATGATCCGAAGCTGGATCCGGTGCGTTTCCCCGCGCGCAGCCTGCCACGTCGCGCGCAGGCCGGCGCCAACGTCACCCAGATGCACTATGCGCGCCGCGGCATCATCACCCCGGAAATGGAATTCGTCGCCATCCGCGAGAACCAGCGGCTGCAGGCGATCCGTGATGCCACACTGCTGCAGCAGCATCCGGGCGAGGCATTCGGCGCGTCGATCCAGCAGTTCATCACCCCGGAATTCGTGCGCGAGGAAATCGCCCGCGGCCGTGCGGTGCTGCCCAACAACATCAATCACCCGGAAAGCGAGCCGATGATCATCGGCCGCAACTTCCTCACCAAGATCAACGCCAACATCGGCAACAGCGCGGTGTCCTCGGGCATTGCCGAGGAAGTGGAAAAGCTGGTGTGGGCGATCCGCTGGGGCGGCGACACGGTGATGGACCTGTCCACCGGCAAGCACATCCACGAAACGCGCGAGTGGATCATCCGCAATTCGCCGGTGGCGATCGGTACGGTGCCGATCTACCAGGCGCTGGAGAAGGTCGACGGCCGCGCCGAAGCGCTGACCTGGGAGATCTTCCGCGACACCCTGATTGAACAGGCCGAGCAGGGCGTGGACTACTTCACCATCCATGCCGGCGTGCTGCTGCGCTATGTGCCACTCACCGCCAAGCGGGTTACCGGTATCGTCAGTCGTGGCGGTTCGATCATGGCCAAGTGGTGCCTGGCCCACCACAAGGAAAACTTCCTCTACACGCATTTCGAAGACATCTGCGAAATCATGAAGGCCTACGACGTGACCTTCTCGCTGGGCGATGGCCTGCGCCCGGGCTGCATCGCCGATGCCAACGACGCCGCGCAGTTCGGCGAGCTGGAAACGCTGGGCGAGTTGACGAAGATTGCCTGGAAGCACGACGTGCAGACCATGATCGAAGGTCCAGGCCATGTGCCGATGCAGCTGATCAAGGAGAACATGGACAAGCAGCTGCGCGAGTGCGGCGAGGCACCGTTCTACACGCTCGGCCCGCTGACCACCGACATCGCGCCGGGCTACGACCACATTACCAGCGCGATCGGCGCGGCAATGATCGGTTGGTTCGGTACTGCCATGCTCTGCTATGTCACGCCGAAGGAGCACCTGGGCCTGCCCAACCGGCAGGATGTGCGCGACGGCATCATGGCCTATCGCATCGCCGCCCATGCTGCTGACCTGGCCAAGGGGCATCCGGGTGCGCAGGTGCGTGACAACGCGCTGAGCAAGGCACGCTTCGAATTCCGCTGGGAAGACCAGTTCCACCTTGGCCTGGACCCGGAGAAGGCCAAGGGATTCCACGACGAGACCCTGCCCAGGGACGCGCACAAGCTGGCCCACTTCTGCTCGATGTGCGGCCCGCATTTCTGTTCGATGAAGATCACCCAGGATGTGCGCGAGTACGCCGAGAAGGGCATGCAGGAAAAGTCCGAGCAGTTCCGTGCGGCCGGCGCCGAGGTGTACCAGCAGGGCTGA
- a CDS encoding BCCT family transporter codes for MVFRISIALVLALALLAGLAPGPFNTVVQAALADVIRSVGWLYLLVVFLALVFLMYLAFGRFGNLRIGGEDAEPEFSRASWMSMLFAAGMGIGLVFWGAAEPISHFTKPPEGLSPQSMDAARASMRYAFFHWGLHPWAIYALIGLAMAWFQFNRNGRGLVSDMLQPIIGRHHRGWIGRVVNIAAVVATAIGVATTLGFGTIQIAAGVERVFGLQATVPVQMTIIAIAFVLYMASTASGVERGVKWLSNFNLALAALLAATVLVLGPTGFIFDTFTTTLGSYLNQLVTMSLRMSPFSGSTWVADWTIFYWAWWISWAPFVGSFIARISRGRSVREFVIGVVLAPTLLGFFWFAVFGGTALWAQIFGHADLVQALGNGYETVLFTLFDSLPASLMLSAVALVLLTIFFVTSADSAVLVLASMSTDEAGDPPLKRKLAWGIAVALIAAALLLAGGLEALQGMITIAALPFALLMVLVMVSLYRVLDQEYTRERRQAQRQRRMIDAWIAREMAAQEETQAEAARAQDSD; via the coding sequence ATGGTGTTTCGCATTTCCATCGCACTGGTGCTTGCCCTGGCGCTGCTGGCCGGCCTCGCGCCCGGCCCCTTCAATACCGTCGTGCAGGCGGCGCTGGCTGATGTCATCCGCAGCGTCGGTTGGCTGTACCTGCTGGTGGTATTCCTGGCACTGGTATTCCTGATGTACCTGGCCTTCGGCCGCTTCGGCAACCTGCGCATCGGTGGCGAAGACGCCGAACCCGAGTTCTCGCGCGCCAGCTGGATGTCGATGCTGTTCGCCGCCGGCATGGGCATCGGCCTGGTGTTCTGGGGAGCGGCCGAGCCCATCTCGCACTTCACCAAGCCACCGGAAGGCCTTTCGCCACAGAGCATGGATGCTGCGCGGGCATCGATGCGTTATGCATTCTTCCATTGGGGACTGCATCCGTGGGCGATCTATGCACTGATCGGTCTGGCGATGGCCTGGTTCCAGTTCAACCGCAATGGACGCGGGCTGGTCAGCGATATGCTGCAGCCGATCATCGGCCGCCACCATCGTGGCTGGATCGGCCGTGTCGTCAACATCGCGGCGGTGGTCGCCACGGCGATCGGCGTGGCGACGACGCTCGGCTTCGGCACCATCCAGATCGCCGCGGGCGTGGAGCGCGTGTTCGGCCTGCAGGCTACGGTACCGGTGCAGATGACGATCATCGCCATTGCCTTCGTGCTGTACATGGCCTCCACCGCCAGCGGCGTGGAGCGCGGCGTGAAGTGGCTGTCCAACTTCAACCTGGCGCTGGCCGCGTTGCTGGCCGCGACCGTACTGGTGCTGGGACCGACCGGATTCATCTTCGATACGTTCACCACCACGCTGGGCTCCTACCTCAACCAGCTGGTGACCATGAGCCTGCGCATGTCGCCGTTCTCCGGCAGCACATGGGTGGCAGACTGGACGATCTTCTACTGGGCCTGGTGGATTTCGTGGGCCCCGTTCGTGGGTTCCTTCATCGCGCGCATCTCGCGCGGCCGCAGCGTGCGCGAGTTCGTGATCGGCGTGGTGTTGGCACCAACCCTGCTGGGCTTCTTCTGGTTTGCCGTGTTCGGCGGAACGGCACTGTGGGCACAGATCTTTGGCCACGCCGACCTTGTGCAGGCGCTGGGCAATGGCTATGAGACGGTGCTGTTCACCCTGTTCGACAGCCTGCCGGCATCGCTGATGCTGTCGGCGGTGGCATTGGTACTGTTGACGATCTTCTTCGTGACCTCGGCCGATTCGGCGGTACTGGTGCTGGCAAGCATGTCCACCGACGAAGCCGGGGATCCACCGCTGAAGCGCAAGCTGGCGTGGGGCATCGCGGTAGCGTTGATTGCGGCGGCATTGCTGCTGGCGGGTGGGCTGGAGGCGCTGCAGGGAATGATCACGATCGCAGCATTGCCGTTCGCACTGCTGATGGTGCTGGTGATGGTGTCGCTGTACCGGGTGCTGGACCAGGAGTACACGCGGGAGCGCCGGCAAGCACAGCGCCAGCGGCGCATGATCGATGCGTGGATCGCGCGCGAGATGGCGGCACAGGAAGAGACCCAGGCGGAGGCGGCGCGCGCGCAGGATTCGGATTGA
- the ggt gene encoding gamma-glutamyltransferase: MSRRLARSLLAAAVLAAVPMLSQAADRITGHTFATRSEVIAPHAMAATSQPLATQIALDVMKAGGSAVDAAIAANAALGLMEPTGNGVGGDLFAIVWDPKTQKLYGYNGSGRSPKSLTLAEFQRRGLKEIPATGPLPVSVPGAVDGWFALHDRFGRKSMADNLAPAIRYAREGHPVAEVIAYYWDRSVPKLSQYPGFNEQFTIDGHAPRKGEMWKNPNLADTLQKIADGGRDAFYKGDIAHTIGDYFKKNGGYLSYQDMADHHGEWVEPVSSNYRGYDVWELPPNSQGIAALQILNVLEGYDFSKIPFGSPEHVHLFVEAKKLAFADRARFYADMAFQPAPVQKLISKDYAAQRRALISMDKALKEVQPGTPKQLEEGDTIYMTVADADGMMVSLIQSNYRGMGSGMAPPGLGFILQDRGEMFVLQRNHPNGYAPGKRPFQTIIPAFITKGGKPYASFGVMGGAMQPQGHAQIVMNLVDFGMNLQEAGDAPRIQHEGSTEPTGQATTMTDGGEVNLETGFPYETVRALMRKGHRVVFADGPYGGYQAILRDPETGVYYGASESRKDGQAAGY; this comes from the coding sequence GTGTCCCGACGTCTTGCCCGTTCCCTGCTGGCTGCTGCCGTGCTGGCTGCCGTGCCCATGCTGTCCCAGGCTGCCGACCGTATCACCGGCCACACCTTCGCCACCCGTTCGGAGGTGATCGCCCCGCATGCGATGGCCGCCACCTCGCAGCCGCTGGCCACCCAGATCGCGCTGGACGTGATGAAGGCCGGTGGCTCGGCCGTCGATGCCGCCATCGCTGCCAACGCAGCGCTGGGCCTGATGGAACCCACCGGCAACGGCGTCGGCGGCGACCTGTTCGCCATCGTGTGGGACCCGAAGACGCAGAAACTCTACGGCTACAACGGCTCCGGCCGCTCGCCGAAGTCGCTCACCCTGGCCGAGTTCCAGCGTCGGGGCCTGAAGGAGATCCCGGCCACCGGTCCGCTGCCGGTATCGGTGCCGGGCGCGGTGGATGGCTGGTTCGCGTTGCACGACCGGTTCGGCCGCAAGTCGATGGCCGATAATCTGGCGCCAGCCATCCGCTACGCGCGCGAAGGTCATCCGGTGGCCGAAGTGATCGCCTATTACTGGGATCGCTCGGTACCGAAGCTGTCGCAGTATCCGGGTTTCAATGAGCAGTTCACCATCGATGGCCATGCCCCGCGCAAGGGCGAGATGTGGAAGAACCCGAACCTGGCAGACACCCTGCAGAAGATTGCCGACGGCGGGCGTGATGCTTTCTACAAGGGCGACATTGCCCACACCATCGGCGATTACTTCAAGAAGAATGGCGGCTACCTGAGCTACCAGGACATGGCCGATCATCATGGCGAGTGGGTTGAACCGGTCAGCAGCAATTACCGCGGCTATGACGTGTGGGAGCTTCCGCCCAACAGCCAGGGCATTGCCGCGCTGCAGATCCTCAACGTACTGGAAGGCTACGACTTTTCGAAGATTCCGTTCGGCTCACCCGAACACGTGCATCTGTTCGTGGAAGCAAAGAAGCTGGCCTTCGCCGACCGTGCGCGCTTCTACGCCGACATGGCGTTCCAGCCGGCGCCGGTACAGAAGCTGATTTCCAAGGATTACGCCGCGCAGCGCCGCGCGCTGATCTCGATGGACAAGGCGCTGAAGGAAGTACAGCCGGGTACGCCGAAGCAGCTGGAAGAGGGCGACACGATCTACATGACGGTGGCCGACGCCGACGGCATGATGGTGTCGCTGATCCAGTCCAACTACCGCGGCATGGGCAGCGGCATGGCACCGCCGGGGCTGGGCTTCATCCTGCAGGATCGCGGCGAGATGTTCGTGTTGCAGAGGAACCATCCCAATGGCTACGCACCGGGCAAGCGCCCCTTCCAGACCATCATTCCGGCCTTCATCACCAAGGGCGGCAAGCCGTACGCCAGCTTCGGCGTGATGGGCGGTGCGATGCAGCCACAGGGACACGCGCAGATCGTGATGAACCTGGTGGACTTCGGCATGAACCTGCAGGAAGCCGGCGATGCGCCGCGCATCCAGCACGAGGGCTCGACCGAACCGACCGGGCAGGCGACGACGATGACCGATGGCGGCGAGGTCAATCTGGAGACCGGGTTCCCGTACGAGACGGTTCGTGCGCTGATGCGCAAGGGGCATCGCGTGGTGTTCGCCGATGGTCCGTATGGCGGCTACCAGGCGATCCTGCGTGATCCGGAAACGGGCGTGTATTACGGCGCATCGGAGAGTCGCAAGGATGGGCAGGCGGCGGGGTATTGA
- the ilvC gene encoding ketol-acid reductoisomerase, producing the protein MSTNELPQTKIAVIGYGSQGRAHALNLRESGFDVVVGLRPGGPTEVKAQADGFTVKAPADAVKDADLVAVLTPDMVQKKLYEDVLASNMKQGAVLLFAHGLNVHFDMIKPREDLDVVLVAPKGPGALVRREYEIGRGVPCIWAVYQDKSGKAAEYALAYAAGLGGARANLIQTTFKEETETDLFGEQAVLCGGASALVQAGFETLVEAGYQPEIAYYEVLHELKLIVDLFYEGGISRMLEFISETAQYGDYVSGPRVIDAGTKERMKEVLKDIQDGTFTKNWVAEYEAGLPNYNRFKQADLEHPIEKVGKELRAKMVWLQGQAA; encoded by the coding sequence ATGAGCACCAACGAACTGCCCCAGACCAAGATCGCCGTCATCGGCTACGGCAGCCAGGGCCGCGCGCACGCGCTGAACCTGCGTGAATCCGGCTTCGATGTGGTGGTAGGCCTGCGCCCGGGCGGCCCCACCGAGGTCAAGGCGCAGGCCGATGGCTTCACCGTGAAGGCACCGGCCGATGCGGTGAAGGATGCCGACCTGGTCGCGGTGCTGACCCCGGACATGGTGCAGAAGAAGCTGTACGAGGACGTGCTGGCGTCGAACATGAAGCAGGGCGCGGTGCTGCTGTTCGCGCATGGTCTGAACGTGCACTTCGACATGATCAAGCCGCGCGAAGACCTGGACGTCGTGCTGGTCGCACCGAAGGGCCCGGGTGCACTGGTCCGTCGCGAATATGAAATCGGCCGCGGTGTGCCATGCATCTGGGCGGTCTACCAGGACAAGAGCGGCAAGGCCGCCGAGTACGCACTTGCCTATGCGGCCGGCCTGGGTGGCGCACGTGCCAACCTGATCCAGACCACCTTCAAGGAAGAAACCGAAACCGATCTGTTCGGTGAGCAGGCGGTGCTGTGCGGCGGCGCTTCGGCACTGGTGCAGGCGGGCTTCGAGACGCTGGTGGAAGCCGGTTACCAGCCGGAAATCGCCTACTACGAAGTGCTGCACGAACTGAAGCTGATCGTCGACCTGTTCTACGAAGGCGGCATCTCGCGCATGTTGGAGTTCATCTCCGAAACCGCGCAGTACGGCGACTATGTCAGCGGCCCGCGGGTGATCGACGCTGGTACCAAGGAACGCATGAAGGAAGTGCTGAAGGACATTCAGGACGGCACCTTCACCAAGAACTGGGTGGCCGAGTACGAAGCGGGCCTGCCGAACTACAACAGGTTCAAGCAGGCCGACCTGGAGCATCCGATCGAGAAGGTAGGCAAGGAACTGCGCGCCAAGATGGTCTGGTTGCAAGGTCAAGCCGCGTAA
- the ilvG gene encoding acetolactate synthase 2 catalytic subunit has translation MNSPTHRSAPPNGARWLTQALEAEGVRTLFGYPGGTIMPFYDALVDSSLKHILVRHEQGAALAANGFARASGQVGVCVATSGPGASNLVTGIADAMLDSVPMVCITGQVATPLLGTDAFQELDVFGLTMPIVKHSWLVRSVDDLPRVVADAFRIAREGRPGPVLIDLPKDVQLADASHLPAHVPASVEPPPAADADAIAEAITALAAAEKPVVYAGGGIALGDAVQDLRAFVEASAIPTVMTLRGLGALPPQHPQSLGMLGMHGTRAANMAVQESDLLLVLGARFDDRATGKLAEFAPFARVVHIDADAYEISKLRSADVAVPGNVGHAIRALRAAFPSPKAHQDAWRKRCAQHRDRFAARYDAPGQHIYAPALLKRLSELAPADTVVACDVGQHQMWVAQHCRFNHPRNHLTSGALGTMGFGLPAAMGAQFACPERTVVLVSGDGSFMMNVQELATIARCRLPVKIILLDNSSLGMVRQWQELFFAERYSEIDLSDNPDFVALAKVFGIAATRIDARDDVEGGLAALLVEPGPALLHVAIDARANVWPLVPPNTANSTMLESNPAHARQEIPNAIPA, from the coding sequence ATGAACTCTCCCACACACCGCAGCGCGCCGCCCAACGGCGCGCGCTGGCTGACCCAGGCGCTGGAGGCCGAGGGTGTCCGTACGCTGTTCGGCTACCCGGGCGGCACCATCATGCCGTTCTACGACGCGCTGGTGGATTCGTCGCTGAAGCACATCCTGGTGCGCCATGAGCAGGGTGCGGCACTGGCCGCCAACGGCTTTGCGCGCGCCAGTGGCCAGGTCGGCGTCTGCGTGGCGACCTCCGGGCCGGGCGCGTCGAACCTGGTCACCGGCATCGCCGATGCGATGCTCGATTCGGTGCCGATGGTCTGCATCACCGGCCAGGTCGCCACGCCGCTGCTGGGCACCGATGCGTTCCAGGAACTGGATGTGTTCGGCCTGACGATGCCGATCGTCAAGCACAGCTGGCTGGTGCGCAGCGTCGATGATCTGCCGCGCGTGGTGGCCGATGCCTTCCGCATCGCCCGCGAGGGCCGTCCCGGCCCGGTGCTGATCGACCTGCCCAAGGATGTGCAGCTGGCCGATGCCAGCCACCTGCCGGCGCACGTCCCGGCCAGCGTGGAGCCGCCGCCAGCCGCCGACGCCGACGCCATCGCCGAGGCCATCACCGCATTGGCTGCGGCCGAAAAGCCGGTGGTCTATGCCGGTGGCGGCATCGCCCTGGGCGATGCCGTGCAGGACCTGCGCGCGTTCGTCGAAGCCAGCGCCATTCCTACCGTTATGACCCTGCGTGGGCTGGGCGCGCTGCCTCCCCAGCACCCGCAGTCGTTGGGCATGCTGGGCATGCACGGCACCCGCGCGGCGAACATGGCCGTGCAGGAGAGCGACCTGCTGCTGGTGCTGGGTGCGCGCTTCGATGATCGGGCGACCGGCAAGCTGGCCGAGTTCGCGCCCTTTGCCCGCGTGGTTCACATCGATGCCGATGCGTACGAGATCTCCAAGCTGCGCAGCGCCGATGTCGCCGTGCCCGGCAACGTCGGTCACGCCATCCGCGCCCTGCGTGCGGCCTTCCCCTCCCCCAAGGCCCACCAGGACGCATGGCGCAAGCGCTGCGCACAGCATCGTGATCGTTTTGCCGCACGCTACGACGCGCCGGGCCAGCACATCTACGCCCCGGCGCTGCTGAAGCGCCTGAGCGAACTGGCGCCGGCCGATACCGTGGTGGCCTGCGACGTCGGCCAGCACCAGATGTGGGTCGCGCAGCACTGCCGCTTCAATCATCCGCGCAACCACCTGACCAGCGGTGCGCTGGGCACGATGGGTTTTGGCCTGCCGGCGGCGATGGGCGCGCAGTTCGCCTGCCCTGAGCGCACGGTGGTGCTGGTGTCCGGCGATGGCAGCTTCATGATGAACGTGCAGGAGCTGGCGACCATTGCCCGCTGCCGCCTGCCGGTGAAGATCATCCTGCTGGACAACAGCTCGCTGGGCATGGTGCGGCAGTGGCAGGAGCTGTTCTTCGCCGAGCGTTACAGCGAGATCGACCTGTCCGACAACCCGGACTTCGTGGCCCTGGCCAAGGTGTTCGGCATCGCGGCCACACGCATCGACGCGCGCGATGACGTCGAAGGTGGCCTGGCCGCACTGCTGGTCGAGCCGGGCCCGGCCCTGCTGCACGTGGCCATCGATGCACGCGCGAACGTGTGGCCGCTGGTGCCGCCCAATACCGCCAACAGCACCATGCTGGAAAGCAACCCTGCACATGCACGCCAGGAGATCCCCAATGCAATACCGGCTTGA
- a CDS encoding ACT domain-containing protein, whose translation MQYRLDLVLQPAEGALLRVIGMAERRGFAPRAITGAPVPADDGRWHLQLVVDSQRPPETLCRQMEKIYDCVSVQMTALEGVSA comes from the coding sequence ATGCAATACCGGCTTGACCTGGTGCTGCAACCGGCCGAGGGCGCGCTGCTGCGCGTGATCGGCATGGCCGAACGTCGCGGTTTCGCACCGCGCGCGATCACCGGTGCGCCGGTGCCCGCCGACGATGGCCGTTGGCACCTGCAACTGGTGGTGGACAGCCAGCGCCCGCCGGAAACACTGTGCCGGCAGATGGAAAAGATCTACGACTGCGTTTCGGTGCAGATGACCGCACTGGAAGGAGTATCCGCATGA